A region of the Burkholderia pyrrocinia genome:
CTTCGACGATCTGGCGAGCACGCCGGCGGTGCGACGCCATGTGCCGCTCGCCCGGAAATTCAACGTCCCCTGGGTTTCGAACCATTGCTTCTACAGCGACGCGTCGTGGTGCGACGTGTGGAGCAGCCCGCTGCAGTTCTCGCGCGACGAGGTCGTTCGGATTGCCAACCGGGCGCGCGCGCTGCAAGACCTGTATGGCGTCCCGCTCGCGCACGAGAACGCGGCCTACTACCGGGTATGCCCCGGAAGCGACATGGAGGAGGGGGAGTTCCTCGCCCGCGTCGTCGAGCTGTCAGGCACCTATTTGCACCTCGACCTGCACAACCTCTATGCGAACGCGCAAAACCACGGCGCCAGCGGTTATTCGATCGCGCGTTTCCTCGACACGATCCCGATGGACCGTGTTATCTGCATCCACATGGCCGGCGGCCGCTGGTTCGACAACCAGTACCACGACCTGCACGACACCCAGGTCGTCGAGCCCGTATGGGACCTGCTCGACGACGTGCTGTCGCGCGCGCGCCCCGGCGCGGTGATCCTCGAGTACGAAGCCGAGGCGCTGCGCAGCCGCGAAGAGACGCTCGACGTCGCCCGCTCCATCGACGTCATCCTTGCCGATCTGGCGCGCGGACGCGCTGCGTGGGACCGCGCCTATGGCCCCGCCAGCCGCCGAACCACACAACAGGAGGCAGCGTGAAAGTTGGCCACGATATCGACGTCGCACCGGCGAACTGGACGTTCTCCGGCAACGTCGCCGAAACGTTCGTCGATCACGTCCGCCGGTCGGTGCCGTACTACGATGCGGGGCACGACCTGGTTTGCCAGCTCAGCGATTTCTTCTGCCACGGCGACAGCATCTGCTACGAGATCGGCGTGTCCACGGGCCAGCTGCTGCGGAAGCTGGCGGAACATCATGCGTCGAAGCCGGGCATCACGTGGGTCGGCATCGATCCGGTCGAGTCGATGATCGCCAAGGCGCGGCAGCACTGCGTGGAGGTGCCCAACATCGCGCTTGAAGTCGGCGACGCGCGCTTGTACGGCTTCGAGAAGTCGGACCTGATCGTGTCCTTCTACTGCATCCAGTTCATCCCGCCGAAAGACCGGCAGGAAGTATTCAACCGCATCTACGAGCGCCTGAACTGGGGCGGCGCCTTCATCCTGTTCGAGAAGGTTCGCGCGCCGGATGCGCGGTTCCAGGACATGGTCGTGTCGCTCTACAACGACTACAAGCGGCGCGAAGGGTTCTCGGCCGACGAGATCCTGAACAAGACAGCGAGCCTCAAGAGCGTGCTCGAGCCGTTCTCCACGGAAGGCAACCTCGGGCTGCTCAAGCGCGCGGGGTTCGTCGATATCACGACCGTCATGAAGTATCTGTGTTTCGAGGGGTTCCTGGCGATCAAGTAGGCCCCTGCGAGCAAGCGATCGCCGTTGCCGCGAGCGACCAGACTCTTCGAACACGGGAGGCGTGATGGATGCCAGGCTGGTATGGGATACGTGGCGGCGGATTCTCAGCGACGATGGTCTTGTCGAGATGGTCACGCGGGCAGGGCACGCCGATGCTGCCTCACTCGCGGGCCTCGGCGCCGCCGAGCGGGCCGTGGTGGCCGACTATGCCTGCACCCCGCAGGCGACGCAGACCAATATCGGCATGTACCGCCGCAGCCTGGTGCGCATCGTCCGCGTTGCGCTCGGCCGCGTGCCGCTGAGTCAGCATCTTCTGTTCATGAGCGGGCTCGACGTCGACGCCGTGGCCGCGGAATTCGCCCGCGTCAATGGCTATGCCGACGACGGCCCGAATTTCTGGCGTCTCGCCGGTGCCTTCGTCGCCTATCTCGCGACGCGCGCCGAATTCGCGGCGCCAACGCACCAGGACGCGCTGGCGATCGATCAAGCGCTGGTCACGCTCGCCCGTCGTCTCGGCCAGGTCACGGTCGATGCGTGGCCAAACGCCGTCGCGGCCGGAATCGGCGATGCCGCGGGTTCGGATCGCTCGCTCGTGCGTTTCGTCGCGTCGCGCGCCGCTATCGTGGCCCGGTCGCGCCACGACCTCACGCCGTGGATCGAAAACCCGTATGGCTTCGATCCTGCCGAGACGCTGGATGCGTCGCCGCGGCATTGGCTGGTCTATTTCCCGGACGCCGACAGCGCGCCGGCCTACGCGGAGTTGTCCGAGCGCTCGGCCCGCATCTTCGAGCTGCTGGCCACACCGCATTCAGCCGCCGACGTGGCGCGGGCGCTGGGCAGCCTGTCCGACGCCGAGGCGCTCGAGGTGATCGACCGGCTCGCCGCACTCGGTGTCGTCGTCAGCGAGAAGGCCGGCGGGCGCGCCGTGAGGAACCCGTTTCGGAACGATACGCTGGGCAGCGATGCGTTCGTCATGCTCGATCCGGCGGTCGAGATGCTGGACGTCGAAATCGCCGGGCACCGGTTTCTGTGCCACGGCCACTTCGAAGTCGGCATGGCCGTGCCGCCCGGCGAGGGGCTGTCCGACTTCGTCGCCGAGCTCGCGGGCAAGCCTGTCCGCGTTGGCGCGCTGCGCAAGGGCTTCGACGATCAGCACCTGATCGACACGATGCTCGCCGCGTTGCGGCAGCACGGCTTCCTGCACGTGACGTCGGAGGGCGTGCCATCGGCCGACGAACTCGCGCATTTGCGCCGCGCGGCCGCGGAGAGCCGCCGAACGCGGCTGTGCCACACCATCAACCTGCATCTCGACGCCGTGTCGGCCGATGCGATTCGTGCGCGTGTCGAGGCCGAATCGACCGCACCGCAACTGCATTTGCGCTGTACGCGAATCGGCGATCATGCGTCGACCCTCGCCGAGCTTGCGCGCCTGCGCCAAGCGGGCCGGTTGCGCCTGCATCACACGGTGGTGCAGGCCGCCGATCCGGAGTGCGACGCCGATGTCGTCCGGTCGCTGCGCCGTCTCGGTGCCGGCGTGAGCGTCGACGATGTGCCATGGCCGGCGCCGGCGCAGCCCATCGCCGGCCTCGACGCATTGACGCGGGCAGGCGTGCCCGTGCATGCGCGGATGGCGCCGGGCCGGTCGTTCCTCGACGCCGCGACGCGCGCGCACGCCGTGGCCTGGGCCGAACGGGCGGGGCTCTGCGGCTTGTGTCTCGAGCTCGATGCCGACGCGCTCTGGCCCGCGGAAAAGCCGAGCGAGACCGATTTCGTCGGCGTCTTCGAAGCCGTGCATGTGCTGGACGAAACCTTCGGCGACGTCTGCATCGCCAACCTGCCGAGCGACGAGGTCTTGCTCGGTAACGCGTCGCCGTCTCCTCCCGAGAGGCTGTCCGACATCGCCGCGCGTTTCCGTCTCGCCTATTTGCGCTGGCGTTTGCCGCTGTTGAAGTCTCTCGAAGGCGACAACACGTTCAGCCAGACGCCGGAGGCCGAGGAAAAGCTCGTTCGCCTGCGGGAAGACCTGCTGCCCAACCATCCCGAGCTGCTCAACCTGGGGCCGGGCAGTGTCGTCGTCGACGTATGCGGCGGCAATGGCCGGGTTGCGCGCCGTCTGTCGCCCCTGGTCGGCCCCGACGGCCTCGTCATTTCGATCGAGATGCTGCGTTGCGTGACCGATCGTGCGCGCCGCTTTGCGTGCGAGCAAGGATATGTGAACGTGCAGTTTCGCGCCGGGCTGGCACAGCGCATCTCGTTGCGCGAAGGCTCGGCCGATGCCGCCGTCAACGAATGGACCGGCGCGATCTGGCAGTTGGGGCTCGGTCCGGCCATGGTCGCCGAGATGGCGCGTGTCATCCGCGTCGGCGGTCGAATCGCCGTCACGCACCGGCTGGTGCGGCTCCCGCTGCATCGGCTCGGGCAGCCGTGGGTTCAGTTCGACGACATCTATGCGTTGATGCGTGCTGCCTTCGATCGCCCGGACCTGTCCATCGTCATCGAGCG
Encoded here:
- a CDS encoding methyltransferase domain-containing protein, whose product is MKVGHDIDVAPANWTFSGNVAETFVDHVRRSVPYYDAGHDLVCQLSDFFCHGDSICYEIGVSTGQLLRKLAEHHASKPGITWVGIDPVESMIAKARQHCVEVPNIALEVGDARLYGFEKSDLIVSFYCIQFIPPKDRQEVFNRIYERLNWGGAFILFEKVRAPDARFQDMVVSLYNDYKRREGFSADEILNKTASLKSVLEPFSTEGNLGLLKRAGFVDITTVMKYLCFEGFLAIK
- a CDS encoding DUF692 domain-containing protein, encoding MSIPRLGVGLQFNPALIDWFPFFDQSLDALEILFDGVMAPLDGPGLMLPAMVDTMREVSARFPLVGHSNYGGDFGFDDLASTPAVRRHVPLARKFNVPWVSNHCFYSDASWCDVWSSPLQFSRDEVVRIANRARALQDLYGVPLAHENAAYYRVCPGSDMEEGEFLARVVELSGTYLHLDLHNLYANAQNHGASGYSIARFLDTIPMDRVICIHMAGGRWFDNQYHDLHDTQVVEPVWDLLDDVLSRARPGAVILEYEAEALRSREETLDVARSIDVILADLARGRAAWDRAYGPASRRTTQQEAA
- a CDS encoding methyltransferase domain-containing protein; this translates as MDARLVWDTWRRILSDDGLVEMVTRAGHADAASLAGLGAAERAVVADYACTPQATQTNIGMYRRSLVRIVRVALGRVPLSQHLLFMSGLDVDAVAAEFARVNGYADDGPNFWRLAGAFVAYLATRAEFAAPTHQDALAIDQALVTLARRLGQVTVDAWPNAVAAGIGDAAGSDRSLVRFVASRAAIVARSRHDLTPWIENPYGFDPAETLDASPRHWLVYFPDADSAPAYAELSERSARIFELLATPHSAADVARALGSLSDAEALEVIDRLAALGVVVSEKAGGRAVRNPFRNDTLGSDAFVMLDPAVEMLDVEIAGHRFLCHGHFEVGMAVPPGEGLSDFVAELAGKPVRVGALRKGFDDQHLIDTMLAALRQHGFLHVTSEGVPSADELAHLRRAAAESRRTRLCHTINLHLDAVSADAIRARVEAESTAPQLHLRCTRIGDHASTLAELARLRQAGRLRLHHTVVQAADPECDADVVRSLRRLGAGVSVDDVPWPAPAQPIAGLDALTRAGVPVHARMAPGRSFLDAATRAHAVAWAERAGLCGLCLELDADALWPAEKPSETDFVGVFEAVHVLDETFGDVCIANLPSDEVLLGNASPSPPERLSDIAARFRLAYLRWRLPLLKSLEGDNTFSQTPEAEEKLVRLREDLLPNHPELLNLGPGSVVVDVCGGNGRVARRLSPLVGPDGLVISIEMLRCVTDRARRFACEQGYVNVQFRAGLAQRISLREGSADAAVNEWTGAIWQLGLGPAMVAEMARVIRVGGRIAVTHRLVRLPLHRLGQPWVQFDDIYALMRAAFDRPDLSIVIERVWGQTVSTLAGERASAWRKHYVPRLVNPFDVTYTEDKDPGPHADVCLTIIAERIR